In Saimiri boliviensis isolate mSaiBol1 chromosome 12, mSaiBol1.pri, whole genome shotgun sequence, one genomic interval encodes:
- the PPP1R3C gene encoding protein phosphatase 1 regulatory subunit 3C produces the protein MSCTRMIQVLDPRPLTSSVMPVDVAMRLCLAHSPPVKSFLGPYNDFQRRHFVNKLKPLKPCLNIKQEAKSQNDWKCSHNQAKKRVVFADSKGLSLTAIHVFSDIPEEPAWDLQFDLLDLNDISSGLKLHEEKNLILDFPQPSTDYLSFRNHFQKNFVCLENCSLQERTVTGTVKVKNVSFEKKVQVRITFDSWKNYTDMDCVYMKNVYGGSDSDTFSFAIDLPPVIPTEQKIEFCISYRANGQVFWDNNDGQNYRIVHVQWKPDGVQTQMAPQDCAFHQTSPKTELESTIFGSPRLASGLFPEWQSWGRMENLASYR, from the exons ATGAGCTGCACCAG AATGATCCAGGTTTTAGATCCACGTCCTTTGACAAGTTCAGTCATGCCAGTGGATGTGGCCATGAGGCTTTGCTTGGCTCATTCACCACCCGTGAAGAGTTTCCTGGGCCCTTACAATGACTTTCAACGAAGACATTTTGTGAATAAATTAAAGCCTCTGAAACCATGTCTCAACATAAAACAGGAAGCCAAATCACAGAATGACTGGAAGTGCTCGCACAACCAAGCCAAAAAGCGCGTTGTGTTTGCTGACTCCAAGGGCCTCTCTCTCACCGCGATCCATGTCTTCTCTGACATCCCAGAAGAACCAGCATGGGATCTCCAGTTTGATCTCTTGGACCTTAATGATATCTCCTCTGGGTTAAAACTCCACGAGGAGAAAAACTTGATTTTAGATTTCCCTCAGCCTTCAACTGATTACCTAAGTTTCCGGAACCACTTTCAGAAGAACTTTGTCTGTTTGGAGAACTGCTCTTTGCAAGAGCGAACAGTGACAGGGACTGTAAAGGTCAAAAATGTGAGCTTTGAGAAGAAAGTTCAGGTCCGCATCACTTTTGATTCTTGGAAAAACTACACTGACATGGACTGTGTCTATATGAAAAATGTGTATGGTGGCTCAGATAGTGATACCTTCTCATTTGCCATTGACTTACCCCCTGTCATTCCAACTGAGCAGAAAATTGAGTTCTGCATCTCTTACCGTGCTAATGGGCAAGTCTTTTGGGACAACAACGACGGTCAGAATTATAGAATTGTCCATGTTCAGTGGAAGCCTGATGGGGTGCAGACACAGATGGCACCTCAGGACTGTGCCTTCCACCAGACATCTCCTAAGACAGAGTTAGAGTCAACAATCTTTGGCAGTCCGAGGCTGGCTAGTGGGCTCTTCCcagagtggcagagctgggggagAATGGAGAACTTGGCCTCTTATCGATGA